The segment aaattcttatttgaggaaacttttcaaggaatctttcataaaattttgttttagtcatatccaaatagtgtttggcatgtggctcacgatttgtagacctgatttgccttctaacaacatctctttggttgggcgaaactcttgtgttgtcatgccaaatttttttaattaatgttcttagtgcatcaacaacaaccttgtctttgcatggtagtctactcgagaattcccaaagagaattattgttaggttcctctattttttctctcccctgtaatgctttacttaatgttgttctactaacgtttaatgacttacttgttttgcttagcaaatgatctttttttcattttcttactcattatggttgatgtaatggcacgtcaagtagcattagaatctttagtacgggattttgaaccaatagcttgatatgcaacaaatagatttctcacaatagttcttttgctattactttcagatgatcttaggcctaaaattttcattgtctctctaaaattaaaatttttaatcatttgaacaattaattgacatcttgcggttttatttaagttttcaaaatagtttttccatattcttttaaccattctcctacaagttcgttcattcattttatcgagcattgacttcaatatattctcatcaatgttaattagatactttggtttcctacgaatgattctaagaggtgttaacatcagtgcattgtgtacattcaatccatcaaatagagaaggtgtatattcatcatttaattgattattcaatgtggtatcttcttcaattgcattaggtgcattatgttcgtttggtaaatcgaattgagatgttgaggatgacataccttcttgtcccattgttcttatgtcacgtattTTTTTCATACATCgactttgtctttccttttcaacctctcattgtttcattgttcctcgcttgttctttcccatggttgatatcagttgtcttAAAtacaatcatattacatatatatgtaaacaaaagttcataaacaaacaaataaccataaatatgcatcttatcattatttttttgaatcaaaactattaaacaatcacaataatattgacaaaaataataagaacaacaattaaatcatttgaaatcatgcaaaaacaaaaaaatcacttacttctatgtataaaatagtgatagaagtgcaaacatagTTGCAATGGGGCCTTCAACAAACTcgaaaacttcttttgaggccgttgaggctcttgggcaaataaaactatgtttGAGTACCGCGTACACAGTATATTAATAACCGTGTACgcgttgttagtccctaaaatgttggcaagacCAATGGTATTTTTTTTCACCTTGTACgtgctcctatgccttaaaaatgttatgacaTGGCAgcaaactaataggctcagtaccccgtacacactatttgtagtaaataaaatgtgaaggaagagggagagggagagagagaggggagagggagagagagagggggagagagggagagagaaagagtggggagggagagaagaagagagagagggatggggtatggagagagagagagagagagagagagagaccctgtacgcgcttgagagggggagagagggagacaatacacatacacacacatatgcgtgtatatatatacttgatataatatattatatacatataatataataaaatatattatattatacacactcccaaattttaaacaaaagtagcccatgcgtgctatttatagtaaagaCAACGCGTACGcgcttcttataccataggtactccatacgtgcttttgactatttaggcttggaaataggcctagatgacaaagctatgggttggaagtttgatttccctccattttcctcatttttaacgtgttttattttatcaacttggtttttttactttgtcatcatcaggtttacacttcatcaagtgggtatttctaaaattgccaccatattttcactcatcttatgagctttctaaccatataatttttttaaaatttgaacaacaataacatattattattgaatttcttttaccagtgtctccatagttatcacagacatacatgtaccatttttttaataacttttgatatacttatccaaatttaaaaaactttatatattattgtagtgcatttgattctttacaatttaaaaaaaataaaaattgtattttcaattttttagtgTAAGTTAGGCTTCacgcacgaacaagtacctaattttcaggatgtgctcaattggaaaaatcataaaaaaaatgctcaacaaaaaatgacaaaaaaatacacaacttctagtacttagtcttaactatctttctgccaaaggatttgtcaaaatactaaatctaactatgacattttttatgcgcacgttagacactatgttctgttttttagaaaaaaatcaaggtctattttttgtgcacgaaggatttgacccccttaatcttatccaattttgaaaaagttcagtagtttagaaactagattcagagtactacaatatttgttctttgattatcttcatatcttgagtggaagactttcaaattttgcctccaagtttaggttcacccgATTtctaaaaaaaagtgtccacttatacccccccttttgaccaccatctttgtgcacttacccacgaTTTCCTCATTTAAAGTCAACCTACTCATCACCTACCACGCCAAtggacacttcaccgacctctaggTGCTTGCCACATAGTATCCAcatgtcatccttgtcgacatccatctCTGTTTAGTCCACTGAGTCCGTTTAGTTTCATTCACTGACTAAGGCACACTATCGATGTTTGCTCATCGGTTGACTAACCCTACCTGTACATGTCACCTTACTGGTTATCTTTCATTCCTGCTTTCCTCTGTTCTATCGGTGGGTCAACTTGACTTGTCATCAAAGACACCGATCAATCCACTAActctatttatcaataaaattactCCTGCCTTCATACCGACATTATCCTTGAGTAAAACATGTCAATAATGTGTATCCTGATTATTATGCCTACTAGTGGATTACACTCCTCTTTGCATAACTATGATCACGTTCTTCTCTGTTGTCTTTTGCTTTCTTATCGGTGGTCATGTTTACCCGTAGAGGTTGCATTTCATGTTTATGTTTACTAGTAGAGGTTGCATCTCATGTTTACTGGTACACACACCTTATTTGTCTTCTTGCATACCCCTTCctgcataccgattgacatcaatgacaatacagtGCCAACATTTTTCTcttaatcgagttttccacgtataaaatctggtgttatggtgttgttgctgattattttgtgtttctgcatctttctttcattcatttgcattaTGTGGTTAAAAGGacaagttaataaggttaaaaattgtagaacactaatgCCCCCCGACCCACCCCACTCAgtattccttgattccaacaggtGTGTGGTTACAAAGACTTACTAATGGTATTGGTTTTGATTGTAAGGCTATAAGGATCAcatgtgatagtcagagtgctatTTGTTTGGCCAAGAATCCCATGTAACATAATCGTACTAAGAatgttgatgttcaatatcattttgttagttTGCACATAGATTTATAAAATAACATTGGAGCATACCATCAACTTAGTATAAATAAAGAAATGAATATATTTGAAGGGTCTAGAGGAAAAAAGTAGAATTTATGTCCTTACAAACACTAAATAAAATTTCCACTCTAAAATCATCCCATATATAGGTGAATTTAGTGGGAAGCTTGGCCAATCCCCAAAATAATCATATGCCCAAAAAAGCTAGCCTAAAAGGTGGAAATAAATTATCCAATTCCTAACAAACTAGGGTTTGGAAAAAAATTGTAAGAGATGCTTTAAGTGTTTTATattttcaacaaaaagaaaaatgagGATAGACAACCCCCAAATGTATCAGTCAAGAATCAATGGGAAAACCTTGATAAATAATGTACCACGCAAACTAAGAAAGCTTAGGCTTAATAATGGCTAACCAAATTGTTTAAAATATTTTGTACCATGAGCTAGGCATGAACCAAATTCTCCATCTATCATTAAGAATTTGAACCACATACAAATGCAGCCTGAGAGCCACATATATCCTTTGTGAGGCCTCTAATTGTGAAATGGTGTATCAAGATACCATTTCCAATATTTCGACTAAGGTTTATGACATCTATCGTCAATATTTTGAAGCAATTTAAGATAATATATCATTAATAATTTGAAAAGACTTGTGGTTTTGATTTTACTACCTAAATTTTATTTTACCTATTAGCTAGGATAGTCGATTTTGGGTGGTTTTAGCAAGAGGCTAGAAATGTTCCAAACATCTCTATTAAAAAAATTAAGGCATGTAACCAAGGAACTTTGGCCAATAGTTCTCTATCCTAGTAAGTGATCACAAGAGACCACTTAAGAGATTGTTAATTGATAAAGAGGCTAGTACAAAAACCACTAGTATTCTACATAAGTCATGATTTGACTGCCTCCCAAGCCTTCCATATACTTTTGAACaaaagtattttaaatttgaatGGAATGAAACAACATTTTTTCCAAACTTTATGGCCTACAAGGAGCCCAAAATAAAtacaatgacaaagaaaaatattctaGGCTTGGTTCCCCTTCAAAGCTCTAATGATTCATTTAGCATAGAGAGCTAAACATTACCATTAAATATCTATGAGGCCAAGCTTGCCAAAATCATGGGGGAGGAAATACGAATCCTAGGCAATATGGTACTTGAAAACCTTTACCCTACTTTGAAGAAGCCcataaaatttcttcaatttttgtttttgaattgcATATCAATTACAAGCATCTTGATTATTGGAGCATCAACATGAGACCAATACAAGCTCTTTATGAGCAAACACACTAAAAATCACTTATGGAAGACCAAAAGTCACTACTTAGAAGTTCGTTTTATTATCAGAAGCCACCTCACCaactatggaagactaagagtcacaacatagaattccactttagatgtccctatggtGAATTGAACTTGGATCTCCACAATGAACACCtaatgttttaaccaattaagctcaacccctttgATGGATCTTGGATTTTGAAACCCCATTGATAATGATAAACAAAAGCTTGAAGAATGTGGAAATGTTGTTAAGTGCTTAATGATCATCTTTTATACATTTGATTTTCTAATAAGTGTGACAAACTCATAGGAAtcaaaagaattccttgaagacctTGTTCCCAATCTCAAACGAGTAAAGATAGGTTTTAATTTAAGCCCTTAAGTAGAGTGGTTATAAGCAATTTATTTATGTTGTCAAAGTTTTCAAATGTTTATGCATCACAtttaaaaataaagacaaaactttgaaatataatttcacatgaacaaagacaaaaaaaataaaacattttagATAACACTTCATAATCCATCATGATAGAAACCCTAGACTATCCCATACACAAGGgatcagagtaatcctagagaagcCATTAAAATCGCGTACAAAAAAATCAATCCATTTGTTAGAAAAGATGAGCCGAATTTGAGTTAATTGGTAAAATTCGATTCTATATATATCTCGAAGGAGTGCGTCGGCAGGAATAGCAACAGCAACAGCAGCAGCAGGTTTTCTTAGGGTTGTTAGGTTTATTTGATTGAGTTTTTAGTGCTTCAGAGCAAAAAATCACTTTGATCATTCGATTAGGGTTTTCTGGGTTTTAAAACTTTGTGTTGAAGCTTTCATGGTGTTCAATTTTTTATTTAGGATTGGTGCTTTTCTCTTTCTTTGATTTAACTTGGGCAAGTATTTGACAGGCTCGAAAAAATCTAGCAGGGATTGTTATTTGCGGGGGTGGGAAAATGGATTCTTTGGATGCAGACATAGCCAGGATTCAGGAGGAAAGACGGAAGAAGGAACAGGAAATGGCGGCACTCTCTGCCGTCACTTTTGACAAGGATTTATACGGGGGAAACAACAGGTTTGAGGGTTATGAACGTTCTATTCCAGTAAATAACGAGGAGGAGGAAGAAGGGGACGCGGCAGAAAGAGAAATTGCGAGAAAATTGGCTTCTTACACGGCTCCCAAGTCTTTGCTTAAGGAATTGCCACCGGGCGGGGAGGATGACGATCTAGGATTTAAGAAGCCGCAGAGGATTGTTGACAGAGAAGATGATTACAGAAAACGGAGGCTTAATAGAATTATTTCCCCCGACAGAAATGACGCCTTTGCCATGGGGGATAAAACCCCAGATGCCGCAGTTCGAACCTATGCGGATGTTATGCGGGAAGAGGCCctgaaaagggagaaagaggaaacgTTGAGGTTGATTGCTAAGAAACGTCAGGaggagaaggagaaggggaaggagGATGGGGTGGTTCAGCAGGATGCGGCACAAGCGAAGAGGAGAAACAGATGGGATCAGGCTCAGGAGCAGGAAAATGCGGCCAAAAAGGCCAAGATTTCTGCTTCATCTGATTGGGATGCCCCTGATGCCACTCCTGGGATTAGTAGATGGGATGCTACACCTACCCCTGGAAGGGCCAATATCGATGCTACTCCTGCAATTAACAGGCGTAATCGATGGGATGAGACACCCACTCCGGGGAGGCTTGTCGATGCTGATGCAACCCCTGTTGGAGGGGTCACACCAGGGGCAACTCCTGCAGGTATGACTTGGGATGCTACGCCTAAGCTTTCTGGATTGGCTACTCCAACGCCCAAGAAGCAAAGGTCCAGGTGGGACGAGACCCCAGCCACCATGGGCAGCGCCACACCAATGGCAGGCGCGACACCATCTGCATTTACGCCAGGTGTTACTCCCATGGGTGGGATTGATCTGCCTACACCTACGCCCTCTGCAATCAATCTGAGAGGTGCCTTTACTCCAGAGCAGTACAATTTGCTCAGGTGGGAGAAGGATATTGAAGAGAGGAACAGGCCTTTGACTGACGAGGAGCTGGATGCCATGTTTCCACAGGAGGGGTATAAGATTTTGGAGCCTCCTGCTTCTTATGTGCCTATTAGAACGCCTGCAAGGAAGCTCCTTGCGACGCCCACTCCGCTAATGGGGACACCACTGTACAGCATTCCTGAAGAGAATCGGGGTCAGCAGTTTGATATTCCAAAAGAGGTTCCCGGTGGGTTGCCCTTCATGAAACCAGAAGATTATCAGTACTTTGGAGTGTTGTTgaatgaggatgacgaggaggagctTTCACCTGACGAACAGAAAGAGCGCAAGATAATGAAGTTGTTGCTTAAGGTGAAGAATGGTACTCCACCTCAGAGAAAGACAGCTCTAAGGCAGCTTACTGATAAGGCGAGGGAGTTTGGTGCTGGGCctcttttcaatcagattttgccTTTGCTGATGTCCCCAACACTCGAAGATCAAGAGAGGCATCTCTTGGTAAAGGTGATCGATCGAGTTCTTTACAAATTAGATGAATTAGTTAGGCCATTTGTGCATAAGATTCTTGTGGTTATTGAACCCCTTCTTATAGACGAGGATTATTATGCCCGTGTGGAAGGGAGAGAAATCATCTCCAATTTGAGTAAAGCTGCAGGACTGGCCACCATGATTGCTGCTATGAGACCTGAtattgataatattgatgaatatgTTCGAAACACAACTGCAAGAGCATTTAGTGTTGTTGCTTCTGCATTGGGAATTCCAGCACTTCTGCCTTTTTTGAAGGCAGTGTGTCAAAGTAAGAAGTCGTGGCAAGCTCGACACACAGGAATAAAGATTGTCCAGCAAATAGCTATTCTCATGGGTTGTGCTGTTCTTCCACATTTGAGATCACTAGTTGAAATCATAGAGCACGGTCTTAATGACGAGAATCAAAAAGTGAGAACAATTACTGCCCTGTCCCTTGCTGCACTTGCAGAGGCTGCAGCACCTTATGGTATCGAGAGTTTTGATTCTGTCCTTAAACCTCTGTGGAAGGGTATTCGATCGCATAGAGGTAAAGTTCTTGCAGCCTTTCTGAAGGCAATTGGGTTTATTATACCTTTAATGGATGCTATGTATGCAAGCTACTATACAAAGGAAGTCATGGGCATCTTGATCCGTGAGTTTCAGTCTCCAgatgaagaaatgaagaagatTGTTCTGAAAGTTGTTAAACAGTGTGTTAGCACAGAGGGTGTTGAAGCAGATTACATCAGGGCAGAAATACTTCCTGAATTTTTCCGAAATTTCTGGGTTCGGAGAATGGCTTTGGATCGCAGGAACTACAGACAGTTGGTAGATACAACTGTCGAGATAGCCAACAAAGTAGGAGTTGCAGACATTGTGGGAAGGACGGTTGAAGACCTCAAGGATGAAAGTGAACCATACCGTCGCATGGTAATGGAGACAATTGAAAAGGTAGTTGCCAACTTGGGGGCTTCTGATATTGATGCTCGCCTAGAGGAATTGCTTATCGATGGTATACTTTATGCTTTCCAAGAACAGACCAGCGATGATGCAAATGTGATGCTGAATGGATTTGGTGCTGTAGTGAATGCCCTAGGTCAGAGGGTCAAACCGTATTTGCCTCAAATTTGTGGTACCATTAAGTGGAGACTGAATAACAAGAGTGCAAAGGTCCGTCAGCAAGCTGCAGATCTTATATCCCGAATTGCTGTTGTTATGAAGCAGTGTCAAGAAGAGCAGCTCATGGGACACTTGGGTGTTGTGCTTTATGAATACTTGGGAGAAGAATATCCAGAAGTTTTGGGATCCATTTTGGGGGCATTGAAGGCTATAGTAAATGTTATTGGTATgaccaagatgactcctccaattAAAGATCTGTTACCACGCTTGACTCCAATTCTCAAAAATAGACATGAAAAGGTTCAGGAGAATTGTATAGATCTTGTGGGCAGAATTGCTGACAGGGGAGCTGAATTTGTACCCGCTCGAGAATGGATGAGAATTTGCTTTGAACTTCTTGAGATGCTGAAAGCGCATAAGAAGGGTATTCGAAGGGCAACAGTGAATACGTTTGGATACATTGCAAAGGCAATTGGACCACAGGATGTGCTTGCTACTTTGTTGAATAATTTAAAGGTACAAGAACGTCAGAACCGTGTCTGTACAACAGTAGCTATTGCTATAGTGGCAGAGACTTGTTCTCCATTTACTGTTCTTCCAGCCCTCATGAATGAATATCGTGTGCCAGAGTTGAATGTTCAAAATGGTGTTCTCAAGTCACTTTCATTTCTTTTTGAATATATAGGGGAGATGGGTAAGGACTATATATATGCAGTGACACCTTTGCTTGAAGATGCACTGATGGACCGAGATCTTGTGCATAGGCAAACAGCAGCCTCCGCAGTGAAACATATGGCTTTAGGTGTTGCAGGGCTTGGCTGTGAGGATGCTCTGCTACACTTATTAAATTATGTATGGCCGAATATATTTGAGACATCACCTCATGTCATAAATGCTGTCATGGAAGCCATTGAAGGGATGCGTGTTGCTCTAGGAGCTCCTGCGGTTCTCAATTACTGTCTCCAAGGTTTATTTCACCCAGCAAGAAAAGTTCGTGAGGTCTACTGGAAGATTTATAACTCACTTTACATCGGAGCTCAAGATGGTCTGGTAGCTGCTTATCCCGGTTTAGAAGATGACTCTAATAACGTGTACAGCCGGCCAGAGCTGATGATGGTTGTTTAGATTACAAACAGAATGCATGTGCTGTGAGAGTGTTTAACCCTTGCTCTCACGCATATCATCTAACGGCTATATCAAATTTGTTTGACAAGCCTTTGATCTTTTTCATTAGCTACTTAAGCAACCTTGCTTGTATAAATATGCTGCCTTTACCTGACTTGTGTATAACTGTTTTTTGGTCCATTTTTTTTGGTTACTCTCAATGCACTGATTAGCAAGATTTcttcatttcttacattttattGTGCATGAACTTTAATTCTCACAGTTTTATATATAAGTTAGCTGTAAACTGTCACTTCAGGTATTTACTGGTCGCAGAGTGTTATGATGCTAATACTCGCTGTTGCTCTAATTAATGATAGTTCGTAGTCTTTTTGAAGATTCTCACAGGTGAGCAATTGTTTCATCCTTGCTTTGGTTGAGTTATTTTTATATCAAATTCCTTGCTATTATCATGAAGTTGATGATTTGCTTATCGCTTTAATCATAATTTATACGTCaattcttttgttttcttcaatATATGCAAGAGATTTGTCATTGTGCTGCCGTTGACTGTTCTTTTGTCTTCTGAATATACCAAACATTCTTGAATTATCTTCTCTCATAAATTAGGCCTTGCTAGTTTATTCCCGAGTGACATTTAAGTTTACTTTTATATCCAATCGTGTATTTAGAATTTATTCTCATATAGAAGAGGGGCCTGTTTAAAGAAGATGGAAAGTATTCTTCAGAACTATGTTATTGTTAAACATTGGAATGTTAGTATTTGCTGATTGGTGCAGAAAATGCCAAGCAAATATTTAAGGCATTCCATAACATTTCACAGATAACTTATATGATTTCTTGGGTTCAATGTGTAGCtgaataagtttgagtttgcaggtATGAGATGTAATTTATGATTGTAGGCTCTATAAATGGGATATGGATATTGCTTATCATAAAGTAAAATGACATTCCTTTTAGCATGGAGTTTTGTTTGCCAAAGGAATTGAGTGGCACCAACTACTAGCATTAAATGGATTCCTTCCTGTGTGCTTTGCCACCTTCAGGAGAGACACTTTTCTAGATCTTTCCTATGACCCAAGCATCTGGGCATAGTTAGTAGTTACAAAACATTGAGTTTCTTGTTTGTTTCTCATGAGCTTTCTACAGGCGAGTTTATAATCCACTTCTACAGTATGCAAGAAACTTTAACATGCCAAAGAGCATTAGAAGAAACTAGGCTGCATTTGGTTGGGAGACATTTAAGATCAGCCTTGTGATACGTTAGGAATAGGAGAATGGGCTAGCTAGACTTGGATTTTCTTGAAATATAAGAGTATTGGCTTTAATTATATAGGCCTAATATTAACCCATACAGTTTTATTTTTTGAATCAATATAAATACAACCTTCAACAGAAAATGACATAATTTAAGCTTGGTAGAgttgatttgtttttgattaagatccTTGAATAATTAGAAAGACAAGCATTAAGCATGAGGCAACAAAAGATCAGCAGGAGGAACAACAAAGAACCCACAAAAAGCAAAACTAATTCTTTCAAATGACAAACCCAAATCAGGGTGGCCTGAAACCAAACTGTCTGCAGGAAGAACAACAAAGAACCCACAAAAAGCGAAACTAATTCTTTCAAATGACAAAACCCAAATCAGGGTGGTCTGAAGCCAAACTGTTCCCAAATCAAGGTGGTCTGAAACCAAACTGTTCCAGCGatttttgcattatttttttttttaaaacaagaagCTGATACATCCGTCAAACCCAAACACATTAGTCTTGATTTGTTATTGGTGTTGTGTAGAGTTGAATTTCTCGATCGCTTTATTGCTGACATGAGATATGATGAATGATTGACTCTTTTAAATTGTTTGCAGCGCCGAAATTTGGCGAGGGAAATAGCAGTGATAATAACCCTACTAAGTACACCATAGCTGACATTTTAACTGGGAAAGCACAAGAAATGTCGATTCTCTTAAATGTTCCATTGCAGACCTGTTGGCTGGGGAAAACGAGGACTATTAACTCTCAACTAAGCACCCAACATGATTTTCAGACTCGGAAAATTGTATTAATAATATTTTGCCCATAATCTTATCCAAATTCTTATAGAGCATAGAATCACAACATACGATTAATTACTTTGGAATTTTTAATCATCATCTTGAATCATGGGCTTAGCAAGTAACCTTACTTTTGTAGATTTGGACACATCCTATTTAAGAAGCAATTTAAGATGTTTATGGGGTGGACCTCTTGCTTGGGAGATTGCAACTTAAAATCAACTCCGTGTGGAGATGAGCCTTGAACCAAAACCTTAAATTTTAGTTAGGTAAGTGAGACCTAGATTGTATGTTTTTAATTTTAACGTACCGTAAGATTCAACTACTTGTGGAGATGAGCCTTAAACTGAAACCTCAAATTTTAATTAGGTAAGTGAAACCTAGATTGTATGTTTTTAATTTTAACGTAGCATAAGATTCAACTACTTGTGGAGGTGAGCCTTAAACCGAAACCTCAAATTTTAATTAGGTAAGTGAAACCTAGATTGTATGTTTTAAATTTTATCATAGCTTAAGATTTAGGTCCGTTAGGTCCCTCGACACGTCATAATAGTGATAATACTATCACTTGTACCAAAAGGGGTGCAAGGGTATGCTGATAGGAAAGCATGTTTAAGTTAGAATGTTAAGGAGacatcttatttattttttatttgattaggCAATCCTGCCACAACATTTTtaattgatagaggagaaattgaagttCATTCCCAATTTCTCTCAAAAGCTGAGTTATAATTAATTGGAGAACTAAAGGGGGAGGGCATGAATACCATGGTGGCTGATAGAATTAATGATGCCTTAACATTAGCAACAATAGATGTGGGAATAGCTATGGGTGTTGAGGGCTCTACAGTAGCCATGGAATATGCAGTCACAGTTCTCATCTATGACATAATAAAGATTGTTGGTGCAATAGAGTGAAGATCAGTGAGGACAATATACATGAATGTTGCATTCTCTCTGTTGAGGACAATATTTCAACTCCCTAATATTACCTTCGTAAGATGCATGCCTTCATTTAATGTATAACAACAagattgtttttaaatttttaatggaTAGCAACAAGATTGTTTTATAAAGAAATAAGATAAAAAATGATTCAActacataaaaatttgaaaaaataaaactcATTGAGACCATGGCAAGTGACTTACCTCAATATTTTGCACTAATTATGTGTTACTGTCAACAATGCCAATGAGAAAATGACAGAGTTTGCAAGAAATTTATATCGCAATAGAATTTATTAAAAATGAGACCAACCAAATCCAATCTTTTGTACAACTGCCACTTCAATCTACTCACAATACCTTTTCCAATAGTGACATAGGATCATTTGGGGAAAGATTTTTCTTG is part of the Cryptomeria japonica chromosome 10, Sugi_1.0, whole genome shotgun sequence genome and harbors:
- the LOC131030873 gene encoding uncharacterized protein LOC131030873, which encodes MDSLDADIARIQEERRKKEQEMAALSAVTFDKDLYGGNNRFEGYERSIPVNNEEEEEGDAAEREIARKLASYTAPKSLLKELPPGGEDDDLGFKKPQRIVDREDDYRKRRLNRIISPDRNDAFAMGDKTPDAAVRTYADVMREEALKREKEETLRLIAKKRQEEKEKGKEDGVVQQDAAQAKRRNRWDQAQEQENAAKKAKISASSDWDAPDATPGISRWDATPTPGRANIDATPAINRRNRWDETPTPGRLVDADATPVGGVTPGATPAGMTWDATPKLSGLATPTPKKQRSRWDETPATMGSATPMAGATPSAFTPGVTPMGGIDLPTPTPSAINLRGAFTPEQYNLLRWEKDIEERNRPLTDEELDAMFPQEGYKILEPPASYVPIRTPARKLLATPTPLMGTPLYSIPEENRGQQFDIPKEVPGGLPFMKPEDYQYFGVLLNEDDEEELSPDEQKERKIMKLLLKVKNGTPPQRKTALRQLTDKAREFGAGPLFNQILPLLMSPTLEDQERHLLVKVIDRVLYKLDELVRPFVHKILVVIEPLLIDEDYYARVEGREIISNLSKAAGLATMIAAMRPDIDNIDEYVRNTTARAFSVVASALGIPALLPFLKAVCQSKKSWQARHTGIKIVQQIAILMGCAVLPHLRSLVEIIEHGLNDENQKVRTITALSLAALAEAAAPYGIESFDSVLKPLWKGIRSHRGKVLAAFLKAIGFIIPLMDAMYASYYTKEVMGILIREFQSPDEEMKKIVLKVVKQCVSTEGVEADYIRAEILPEFFRNFWVRRMALDRRNYRQLVDTTVEIANKVGVADIVGRTVEDLKDESEPYRRMVMETIEKVVANLGASDIDARLEELLIDGILYAFQEQTSDDANVMLNGFGAVVNALGQRVKPYLPQICGTIKWRLNNKSAKVRQQAADLISRIAVVMKQCQEEQLMGHLGVVLYEYLGEEYPEVLGSILGALKAIVNVIGMTKMTPPIKDLLPRLTPILKNRHEKVQENCIDLVGRIADRGAEFVPAREWMRICFELLEMLKAHKKGIRRATVNTFGYIAKAIGPQDVLATLLNNLKVQERQNRVCTTVAIAIVAETCSPFTVLPALMNEYRVPELNVQNGVLKSLSFLFEYIGEMGKDYIYAVTPLLEDALMDRDLVHRQTAASAVKHMALGVAGLGCEDALLHLLNYVWPNIFETSPHVINAVMEAIEGMRVALGAPAVLNYCLQGLFHPARKVREVYWKIYNSLYIGAQDGLVAAYPGLEDDSNNVYSRPELMMVV